Proteins from a single region of Pseudodesulfovibrio portus:
- a CDS encoding protein phosphatase CheZ yields MTSNDELVKDLMSRVSDQLVNSLKETITVAVEKQIAKSLSKALLEGEFYRRVNDDLQEGFKQIYREVKAARGGTEIVCIESEFDPEEIFSETSDQLDAVLRTTEKAAVEIIDIVEKLQDLQATVAGIVKDFESGGVTKENRGKLTDINNTLGMDLQNIMVSLSFQDLTGQRIEKIINSLRQIEKIVREVMLSTGLMIQQREKEPEKDIDSLSADAKNAATSKLEGPSEGTNQGDVDDLLASLGLD; encoded by the coding sequence ATGACCAGCAACGATGAATTGGTGAAGGATTTGATGAGCCGGGTCTCCGACCAGCTCGTAAACAGCCTCAAAGAGACCATAACCGTGGCTGTGGAAAAGCAAATCGCCAAGAGTCTTTCCAAAGCGTTGCTGGAAGGCGAATTCTACCGCCGGGTCAATGACGACCTGCAGGAAGGATTCAAGCAGATTTACCGGGAAGTGAAGGCGGCGCGCGGCGGCACCGAAATCGTGTGCATCGAATCGGAATTCGACCCGGAAGAAATTTTCTCCGAGACCTCGGACCAGCTCGACGCCGTGCTCCGCACCACGGAAAAAGCGGCGGTTGAAATCATCGACATAGTCGAGAAACTCCAGGACCTCCAGGCTACCGTGGCGGGCATCGTCAAGGACTTCGAGTCCGGCGGCGTGACCAAGGAGAACCGGGGAAAACTCACCGACATCAACAACACCTTGGGCATGGACCTGCAGAACATCATGGTCTCCTTGAGCTTTCAGGACCTGACCGGCCAACGCATCGAGAAGATCATCAACTCCCTGCGCCAGATCGAAAAGATCGTACGCGAAGTCATGCTTTCCACCGGCCTGATGATCCAGCAGCGGGAAAAAGAGCCCGAAAAGGACATCGACTCCCTGTCGGCAGATGCCAAGAATGCGGCCACCTCCAAGCTCGAAGGTCCGTCCGAGGGGACCAATCAGGGCGACGTGGACGACCTGCTCGCCTCCCTCGGCCTGGATTGA
- a CDS encoding PilZ domain-containing protein, which produces MSEEKRSFSRIQVRLKALARTMHSIDSPQLFTGDAIDFSAARDDLFSKSKLPEELINFLTEMDRKLDRVIGLLSQDQVRSDFSMDIEVTEISGAGLKFRSTDHFEPGQPLEIILYLSQAPLRMAGSKGCILDKEADTGLYRFEFVDMRGSDMEAIVQFVFKEQREQIRNSKM; this is translated from the coding sequence ATGAGCGAAGAAAAAAGGTCGTTTTCCCGCATCCAGGTCAGGCTCAAGGCGCTGGCCCGGACCATGCATTCCATCGACTCCCCCCAATTGTTCACCGGCGACGCCATCGACTTTTCCGCTGCCCGCGACGATCTGTTCAGCAAAAGCAAGCTGCCGGAAGAGCTGATCAACTTTCTGACGGAGATGGACAGGAAGCTGGACCGCGTCATCGGCCTGCTCAGTCAGGACCAGGTCCGGTCCGACTTTTCCATGGACATTGAAGTGACTGAAATATCCGGTGCCGGGTTGAAATTCCGTTCAACGGACCATTTCGAACCCGGCCAGCCTCTTGAGATCATCCTCTACCTCAGTCAGGCCCCCCTGCGCATGGCCGGCAGCAAAGGCTGCATCCTTGACAAGGAAGCCGACACCGGCCTCTACCGCTTCGAATTCGTCGATATGCGTGGCTCCGACATGGAGGCCATCGTCCAATTCGTGTTCAAAGAGCAACGGGAACAAATACGAAATTCCAAAATGTAG
- a CDS encoding tetratricopeptide repeat protein has translation MINFTKYIIVLLIGIFMFGLTGCVTKTDVETIQMERQQDLNRIKQLEAELDESKQLLKEEINKSNDPLRARSADMWVEIQSLRTDFAKLRGQLDELNIRMDRQVGDADSAITVELLEKRLHEVEFAMENQLAVELPKVSTQEVDPMDVQPAAADAATPDNAETTVQPATTGREPAATPAEPPADTDPAKALYDKAYALYKEGQYEKARSYWAEFTDTFQAHSFTPSATFWQGQCYYQLKDYARAVILFEDVIEKYKKSSKYKSALLKAGYSWNHLDKPELAKLRLQEVVKSFPKSVEATQAKRTLDKM, from the coding sequence ATGATAAATTTTACCAAGTATATCATAGTATTGCTGATCGGCATTTTCATGTTCGGCCTGACCGGTTGCGTCACCAAGACCGACGTGGAAACCATCCAAATGGAACGCCAACAGGACCTGAACCGCATCAAGCAGCTTGAGGCCGAGCTGGATGAATCCAAGCAGCTCCTCAAGGAAGAGATCAACAAGTCCAACGATCCGCTCCGGGCGCGTTCCGCCGATATGTGGGTGGAAATCCAGTCCCTGCGCACCGATTTCGCCAAGCTGCGCGGCCAGTTGGATGAGCTGAACATCCGCATGGATCGCCAGGTTGGGGATGCCGATTCCGCCATCACGGTGGAACTGCTGGAGAAACGTCTCCACGAGGTGGAATTCGCCATGGAAAACCAGCTGGCGGTCGAGCTGCCCAAGGTCTCGACCCAAGAGGTTGATCCCATGGACGTCCAGCCTGCGGCAGCAGACGCTGCAACCCCGGACAATGCCGAGACAACCGTTCAGCCCGCCACAACCGGCCGGGAACCCGCAGCAACCCCGGCAGAGCCTCCGGCGGACACAGACCCGGCCAAGGCCCTCTACGACAAGGCCTACGCCCTGTACAAGGAAGGCCAGTACGAAAAGGCCCGCTCCTACTGGGCCGAGTTCACAGACACCTTCCAGGCCCACTCCTTCACGCCAAGCGCCACCTTCTGGCAGGGACAATGCTATTACCAGCTCAAGGACTACGCCAGGGCGGTCATCCTGTTCGAGGATGTCATCGAAAAATACAAGAAGAGCTCCAAATACAAGTCCGCCCTGCTCAAGGCCGGTTATTCCTGGAACCACCTGGACAAGCCCGAACTGGCCAAACTGCGGCTGCAGGAAGTGGTCAAGAGTTTCCCCAAGTCCGTGGAGGCCACCCAGGCCAAGCGGACCCTGGACAAAATGTAA
- the lspA gene encoding signal peptidase II gives MNRYKLATIWAAATVIIDQITKLIVHNTMQVWTGEPIIPGFFNLVHVLNKGAAWGFLDNESIDWQRPMFIAISVVAVAVIGWMLRTLDDGDRWMIAGLGMIAGGAIGNAIDRTWLGFVIDFLDFYVGTYHWPAFNVADSALTVGAGCIIISMLFNKKTAE, from the coding sequence ATGAACCGCTACAAGCTTGCAACCATATGGGCTGCGGCCACCGTGATCATTGATCAGATCACCAAGCTGATCGTGCACAACACCATGCAGGTGTGGACGGGCGAGCCGATCATCCCCGGCTTCTTCAACCTTGTGCACGTGCTCAACAAGGGCGCGGCCTGGGGGTTCCTGGACAACGAGTCCATCGACTGGCAACGGCCCATGTTCATTGCCATCTCCGTGGTGGCCGTGGCGGTCATCGGTTGGATGCTGCGCACCCTGGATGATGGTGACAGGTGGATGATCGCCGGACTGGGCATGATCGCGGGCGGGGCCATCGGCAACGCCATCGACCGGACCTGGCTCGGTTTCGTCATCGACTTCCTCGACTTCTACGTGGGCACGTACCACTGGCCCGCCTTCAACGTGGCTGACAGTGCGCTGACCGTGGGAGCCGGATGCATCATCATTTCCATGTTATTCAACAAGAAGACGGCCGAATAG
- a CDS encoding PLD nuclease N-terminal domain-containing protein — protein sequence MFADFSALTPTQWAIVLVSVGACFGYSAWAILDVWKRNFESPTEKSLWMQICIFIPILGATAYLFLGRKRGSKIS from the coding sequence ATGTTTGCAGATTTTTCAGCCCTGACACCGACCCAGTGGGCCATTGTCCTCGTCTCCGTCGGGGCCTGCTTCGGCTACAGCGCCTGGGCCATTCTGGACGTCTGGAAACGGAACTTCGAATCCCCCACGGAAAAAAGCCTCTGGATGCAGATATGCATTTTTATTCCCATTCTCGGTGCAACCGCGTATCTATTTCTTGGCAGAAAAAGAGGGAGCAAAATATCATGA
- the ileS gene encoding isoleucine--tRNA ligase produces the protein MSDYKKTLLLPKTQFPMKANLKQREPEMLKFWEEIKAYDAMTEAGDANNDYVLHDGPPYANGHIHMGTALNKVLKDIVVKSRNMQGQKAQYVPGWDCHGLPIEHKVEQELKKKNKELDTLTIRKICRSYAAKWLDTQRKEFKRLGVLGVWDDPYMTMKPEYEAATARELGRFMERDGVVRGKKPIYWCCDCRTALAEAEVEYEDHTSPSIYVRFPMADANFRKIADVDVSRLFILIWTTTPWTIPDNMGVAVHPDFDYALVEVNGDCYVLAEGLLEECAGKFGWDAPKTLATFKGADLEGLEAKHPIYDRVSNVVLADYVTLETGTGCVHTAPGHGREDFETGLKYGLEIYSPMNDRGQFLPEVEHFAGLNVWDANPKVIEKLTELGNLMASEKITHSYPHCWRCKEPVIFRATTQWFIGMDENDLRQRALSAIRNDVKWVPSWGEERIYNMIANRPDWCISRQRNWGVPISALICEDCDETWFDAQWVYDICDKYAQHETGCDYWFEAPLEEIVPEGLTCSKCGGNHWKRETDILDVWFDSGTSYAAVVEQRKETRFPADLYLEGSDQHRGWFHSSLLASVGTRETPPYKTVLTHGYVVDAEGRKMSKSIGNVIAPQEIIDKFGAEILRMWVSASNYQEDIRISDETLNRLVDAYRRIRNTCRYLLSNLNDFDPANQVAAGDLLPLDRYALDMVSRHHATVQEAYRKFEFHKVYHTLHNLCVVDLSAFYLDIIKDRLYVEEENGLKRRSAQTVLWQILLMLLQDMAPVLSFTAEEAFQNLPDAIKAALPQDKTMFALRFTPDATGLTGDERAKWEKLALVRGEVNKAIEPKRKDGVIGKSLDAKVTLYATEEIRTLVEAQEVDSREFFIVSKLELADLADAPADAFQGEDMTDLKVGVAAAAGDKCERCWRISEDLGTDPDYPDACPRCTAVLKTLA, from the coding sequence ATGAGCGATTACAAGAAAACCCTGCTTCTGCCCAAAACCCAATTCCCCATGAAGGCCAACCTCAAGCAGCGCGAGCCCGAAATGCTCAAGTTCTGGGAGGAAATCAAGGCCTACGACGCCATGACCGAAGCCGGGGACGCTAACAACGACTACGTCCTTCATGACGGCCCGCCCTACGCCAACGGCCATATTCATATGGGCACAGCCCTGAACAAGGTCCTCAAGGACATCGTGGTCAAGTCCCGCAACATGCAGGGACAGAAGGCGCAGTATGTGCCGGGTTGGGACTGCCACGGCCTGCCCATCGAGCACAAGGTCGAGCAGGAACTCAAGAAGAAGAACAAGGAACTCGACACCCTGACCATTCGCAAGATTTGTCGCTCCTACGCAGCCAAGTGGCTGGATACCCAGCGCAAGGAATTCAAGCGCCTCGGCGTGCTCGGCGTGTGGGACGATCCATACATGACCATGAAACCGGAATACGAGGCGGCCACCGCCCGCGAACTGGGCCGTTTCATGGAACGCGACGGCGTGGTTCGCGGCAAGAAGCCCATCTACTGGTGTTGCGACTGCCGCACCGCCCTGGCCGAGGCCGAGGTGGAATACGAGGACCACACCTCCCCGTCCATCTACGTCCGCTTCCCCATGGCCGATGCGAATTTCAGGAAGATCGCCGATGTGGACGTGTCCAGACTGTTCATCCTCATCTGGACCACCACCCCCTGGACCATCCCCGACAACATGGGCGTGGCCGTGCACCCCGACTTCGACTACGCGCTGGTCGAGGTGAACGGCGACTGCTACGTGCTGGCTGAAGGCCTGCTCGAGGAATGCGCGGGCAAGTTCGGCTGGGACGCTCCCAAGACCCTGGCCACCTTCAAGGGCGCCGATCTTGAGGGTCTTGAGGCCAAGCACCCCATCTATGACCGCGTGTCCAATGTGGTCCTGGCCGATTACGTGACCCTGGAGACCGGCACAGGCTGCGTGCACACCGCCCCCGGCCACGGTCGCGAGGACTTCGAGACCGGCCTCAAGTACGGCCTGGAAATATATTCGCCCATGAACGATCGCGGCCAGTTCCTGCCCGAGGTCGAACATTTCGCCGGACTGAACGTCTGGGACGCCAACCCCAAGGTCATCGAAAAGCTGACCGAACTGGGCAACCTGATGGCATCGGAGAAGATCACCCACTCCTATCCCCATTGCTGGCGGTGCAAGGAGCCGGTCATCTTCCGGGCCACCACCCAGTGGTTCATCGGCATGGACGAAAACGACCTGCGCCAGCGTGCGCTTTCAGCCATCCGCAACGACGTGAAGTGGGTCCCGTCCTGGGGCGAGGAACGCATCTACAACATGATCGCAAACCGCCCGGACTGGTGCATCTCCCGCCAACGCAACTGGGGCGTGCCCATCTCGGCCCTGATCTGCGAGGACTGCGACGAGACCTGGTTCGACGCCCAATGGGTCTATGACATCTGCGACAAGTACGCACAGCACGAAACCGGCTGCGACTACTGGTTCGAGGCCCCGCTCGAGGAGATCGTGCCCGAAGGGCTGACCTGTTCCAAATGCGGCGGCAACCACTGGAAGCGCGAAACCGACATCCTGGACGTCTGGTTCGACTCCGGCACCAGCTATGCCGCCGTTGTCGAGCAGCGCAAGGAGACCCGCTTCCCGGCCGACCTGTACCTGGAAGGCTCGGACCAGCATCGAGGCTGGTTCCACTCCTCCCTGCTCGCCTCCGTGGGTACCCGCGAGACCCCGCCCTACAAGACCGTCCTGACCCACGGCTACGTGGTGGATGCCGAGGGCCGCAAGATGTCCAAGTCCATCGGCAACGTCATCGCGCCCCAGGAGATCATCGACAAGTTCGGCGCCGAAATCCTGCGCATGTGGGTATCCGCCTCCAACTATCAGGAAGACATCCGCATCTCGGACGAGACCCTGAACCGGCTCGTGGACGCCTACCGGCGCATCCGCAACACCTGCCGCTACCTGCTGTCCAACCTCAACGACTTCGACCCGGCAAACCAGGTCGCAGCGGGAGACCTGCTGCCCCTGGACCGCTACGCGCTGGACATGGTGTCCCGCCATCACGCGACCGTGCAGGAAGCCTACAGAAAATTCGAATTCCACAAGGTCTACCACACCCTGCACAACCTGTGCGTGGTCGACCTGTCCGCCTTCTACCTGGACATCATCAAGGACCGCCTCTACGTCGAGGAGGAGAACGGCCTCAAGCGCCGCTCCGCCCAGACCGTGCTCTGGCAGATCCTGCTCATGCTGCTCCAGGACATGGCCCCGGTCCTGTCCTTCACCGCAGAGGAAGCCTTTCAGAACCTGCCCGACGCCATCAAGGCCGCCCTGCCGCAGGACAAGACGATGTTCGCCCTGCGCTTCACCCCCGACGCCACCGGCCTGACCGGGGACGAACGGGCCAAGTGGGAAAAACTGGCCCTGGTCCGCGGCGAGGTGAACAAGGCCATCGAGCCCAAACGCAAGGACGGCGTCATCGGCAAGTCCCTGGACGCAAAGGTGACCCTGTACGCCACCGAGGAAATTCGCACCCTGGTCGAGGCGCAAGAGGTTGACTCGCGCGAGTTCTTCATCGTCTCCAAGCTGGAGCTGGCCGATCTTGCGGACGCACCCGCAGACGCCTTCCAGGGCGAGGACATGACGGACCTCAAGGTGGGCGTTGCAGCGGCCGCAGGCGACAAGTGCGAACGGTGCTGGCGCATCTCCGAGGACCTGGGCACCGACCCGGACTACCCGGATGCATGCCCGCGCTGCACCGCTGTGCTGAAAACCCTCGCCTAG
- a CDS encoding NIL domain-containing protein, with product MKEVIKGFRKIVYLSFPPEVSGRPVVCNLLRNFDLSFNILKADISPRHEGTMTLEVSGLETDFHKGIGYLKENGVRITPVAHKIFRDEESCIHCGVCTAMCPTDALILEKSDRTIVFDVDKCSACGMCTRVCPVKAMTLDLDENGRQ from the coding sequence ATGAAAGAAGTCATCAAAGGTTTCCGCAAAATCGTCTACCTCTCCTTCCCGCCGGAAGTGTCCGGAAGGCCGGTGGTCTGCAACCTGCTCAGGAATTTCGACCTGAGCTTCAATATCCTCAAGGCTGACATCAGCCCCCGCCACGAAGGGACCATGACCCTCGAGGTCTCCGGCCTGGAAACTGATTTCCACAAGGGAATCGGCTATCTCAAGGAAAACGGCGTCCGCATCACCCCGGTCGCCCACAAAATATTCCGGGATGAGGAATCCTGCATCCACTGCGGAGTGTGCACGGCCATGTGCCCCACCGACGCCCTCATCCTGGAAAAATCCGACAGGACCATTGTTTTCGACGTGGACAAATGCTCGGCCTGCGGCATGTGCACCCGCGTCTGCCCGGTCAAGGCCATGACCCTGGACCTGGACGAGAACGGCAGGCAATAA
- a CDS encoding tetratricopeptide repeat protein: MGVHKREREIEEIKEHYIKKSSAILLVFLALAVGAFIGNAITMLYVGQQQQRAGATSQSAPAQTGVEPHEANPVALANLEKAAQADPTNAAKWVELGNFCFDHDLNEQAVTAYERALALKPMQVNVWSDLGVMYRRTGRFDKAVEAFGHAAALDKTHMTSRYNMGIVYLHDLNDKQAALKVWKDILAKDPEARSPSGQSLASMVQDLEK; the protein is encoded by the coding sequence ATGGGCGTTCACAAGAGAGAACGGGAAATCGAGGAAATCAAGGAACATTATATAAAGAAAAGTTCAGCTATTCTGCTGGTTTTTCTGGCCCTTGCCGTGGGGGCGTTCATTGGCAACGCCATCACCATGTTGTACGTCGGTCAACAGCAGCAACGGGCCGGGGCGACTTCCCAGTCCGCGCCTGCACAGACCGGGGTGGAGCCGCACGAGGCCAATCCTGTGGCCCTGGCCAACCTGGAAAAGGCGGCCCAGGCCGACCCGACCAACGCGGCCAAGTGGGTGGAGCTCGGCAATTTCTGTTTTGACCACGATCTCAATGAGCAGGCCGTGACCGCCTATGAGCGGGCACTGGCCCTCAAACCCATGCAGGTGAACGTCTGGTCCGACCTCGGCGTCATGTACCGCCGGACCGGGCGGTTCGACAAGGCGGTGGAGGCCTTCGGCCATGCCGCAGCCCTGGACAAGACGCACATGACCTCCCGTTACAACATGGGCATTGTCTACCTGCACGATCTGAACGACAAACAGGCAGCTCTCAAGGTTTGGAAAGACATTCTCGCCAAAGATCCGGAAGCAAGGTCCCCCTCGGGACAGAGCCTGGCGTCCATGGTGCAGGATCTGGAAAAATAA